The following proteins come from a genomic window of Clostridia bacterium:
- a CDS encoding 8-oxoguanine deaminase, producing the protein MSKLLIKNADWVITLDDHGTRYANADILIEGNAIKEIGLNLPADHDTRVLDARGKVVIPGMVNTHHHFYQTLTRSIPATQEIELFDWLIKLYEIWRELDEEAVYFGTLVALGELLKTGCTTTTDHHYVFPKGKGANLIDVQIKAAQAIGMRFHPTRGSMSLSKKDGGLPPDDVVQREEEILADSERLIKTYHDPSPYSMCRIALAPCSPFSVTEKLMRETVVLARKHGVLCHTHLAETKDEERFCLERFGMRPFEYMKSLDWYGEDIWFAHSIHLNDEEIREMGRTRSGVAHCPVSNLKLSSGIARVKELIDAGARVGLAVDGSASNDSSNMWAELKTAYLLQKLTLGQEGLSAEETLRMACRGGAAVLGRSDVGYLAPGMAADLVLINFNDLAFAGAQHDPVAAIVTCGDSQVVDTTIVNGKIVVRNGRLVAFDEEFIVANANRISAKMVEKAGKRTGINYFRRN; encoded by the coding sequence ATGAGTAAACTGCTCATCAAGAATGCAGACTGGGTGATCACGCTGGATGACCATGGGACAAGATATGCGAATGCTGATATTCTAATTGAGGGCAATGCCATCAAAGAGATTGGACTAAACCTCCCGGCGGATCACGATACCCGGGTCCTCGACGCCAGGGGCAAAGTGGTGATCCCCGGGATGGTGAATACCCATCACCATTTTTACCAAACCCTGACCCGCAGTATCCCGGCTACACAGGAAATCGAGCTGTTTGACTGGTTGATAAAACTCTATGAAATCTGGCGGGAACTGGATGAAGAAGCCGTTTATTTCGGCACTTTGGTTGCTTTAGGGGAACTGCTTAAAACCGGCTGTACCACGACGACGGACCACCATTACGTTTTCCCAAAAGGAAAAGGTGCCAATCTCATTGATGTCCAGATCAAAGCGGCCCAAGCCATCGGCATGCGTTTTCACCCCACCAGGGGCAGCATGTCCCTGAGCAAGAAAGATGGAGGACTGCCGCCTGACGATGTGGTGCAAAGGGAAGAAGAGATCCTGGCGGACAGTGAGCGCCTGATCAAAACATATCACGATCCAAGCCCCTACTCCATGTGCCGCATTGCGCTGGCTCCTTGTTCGCCTTTTTCCGTGACGGAAAAGTTGATGAGAGAAACTGTGGTTTTGGCGAGAAAACACGGTGTGCTGTGCCATACCCACCTGGCGGAGACGAAAGACGAGGAAAGATTCTGCCTGGAGCGGTTTGGGATGAGGCCCTTTGAGTATATGAAGTCTCTGGACTGGTACGGGGAAGACATCTGGTTTGCCCATTCCATTCACTTAAATGACGAAGAAATCCGGGAAATGGGGAGAACCCGTTCCGGTGTGGCCCACTGCCCGGTTTCCAACCTGAAGCTTTCCTCCGGTATTGCCAGGGTTAAAGAGCTCATCGATGCCGGAGCCCGGGTCGGCCTGGCGGTGGATGGCAGTGCCAGTAACGATTCTTCTAATATGTGGGCTGAGCTCAAAACAGCTTACCTGCTGCAGAAACTCACGCTGGGACAAGAAGGTTTGAGTGCAGAGGAAACACTGCGGATGGCCTGCCGCGGTGGAGCGGCCGTGCTGGGGCGCAGCGACGTCGGCTACCTGGCCCCCGGTATGGCTGCCGACCTGGTCCTGATAAACTTTAATGACCTGGCCTTTGCCGGGGCGCAGCACGACCCGGTGGCGGCCATTGTGACTTGCGGCGACAGCCAAGTGGTCGACACTACGATTGTAAACGGGAAAATCGTGGTGCGTAACGGCAGGTTAGTAGCTTTTGATGAGGAATTCATTGTCGCCAACGCGAACCGGATCTCAGC